A section of the Leptospira kobayashii genome encodes:
- a CDS encoding methylmalonyl-CoA mutase family protein — MELSPYSPKNKIRFVTAASLFDGHDASINIMRRILQQSGVEVIHLGHNRSVQEIVECAIQEDVQGIAITSYQGGHVEFFQYMIDLLKQNGASHIQVFGGGGGTILPSEIDLLHKYGVTHIYSPDEGRNLGLQGMINDVVKRSDFPTPLSFNGDLQSQVLNKNPLALAQAITQMEFALLQDSPSLSLKLDFPKSEKQIPVLGITGTGGAGKSSLTDELVRRFLTDFPEKTIAILSVDPSKRKTGGALLGDRIRMNSIFNKRVYMRSFATREANIALNRSVKGAIQILKSAGYDLIVVETAGIGQSDSEITEVSDVSLYVMTPEYGAATQLEKIDMIDFADLIAINKFDKRGALDALRDVKKQYQRSKQAFTQSIDEMPVYGTIASQFQDAGTDELYCNLIDYIISKNKLNWISQFRDNHSSNEYSVVLPPDRVRYLSEIKEEIGRNDAFVEKESSLARQAFQLKGTIDHFQKKGKDVSELNAEFQSVWNSMFAETRIHIENWQERLASFRAENYSYFVRGKEIKVANFTESLSHLKIPKIATPKFVDWGEIVRWSYQENFPGFFPYTAGVYPYKRAGEDPTRMFAGEGGPERTNQRFHYLSSGTPAKRLSTAFDSVTLYGEDPDLRPDIYGKIGNSGVNIATLDDAKKLYSGFDLCDPSTSVSMTINGPAPMLLAFFLNAAIDQSCEKHIRKEGLLEQTEKKIAEIYKSKGITKPTFTGNLPEGNDGLGLLLLGVTGDQVLPKDTYEKIKKDAQSQVRGTVQADILKEDQAQNTCIFSTEFALKMMGDIQDYFIKENVRNFYSVSISGYHIAEAGANPITQVAFTLANGFTYVEYYLSRGMNIDDFAPNLSFFFSNGIDPEYSVIGRVARRIWAKAMRYKYNANERSQMLKYHIQTSGRSLHSQEIDFNDIRTTLQALYAIYDNCNSLHTNAYDEAITTPTEDSVRRAVAIQLIINRELGLAKNENPLQGSFIIDELTDLVEAAILEEFHRITERGGVLGAMERMYQRNKIQEESLHYETLKHTGEYPIIGVNTFLSKNGSPTVIPGEVIRSTDEEKKKQISNLEFFHKRNEKDSAGAIHTLKKTSKEKGNVFGELLETVKVASLGQISQALYEVGGQYRRNM; from the coding sequence ATGGAACTATCCCCTTATTCCCCAAAAAATAAAATACGTTTTGTGACGGCGGCATCCCTGTTTGACGGGCACGATGCTTCCATCAATATCATGCGAAGGATATTGCAACAAAGCGGGGTGGAAGTCATTCATTTGGGACACAACCGAAGTGTTCAGGAAATTGTGGAATGTGCCATCCAGGAAGATGTGCAAGGAATCGCAATTACCAGCTACCAAGGCGGGCATGTTGAATTTTTCCAATACATGATCGATCTTCTGAAACAGAACGGAGCTTCTCATATACAAGTGTTTGGTGGTGGGGGAGGAACGATTCTTCCTTCCGAGATCGATCTATTGCACAAATACGGAGTTACACATATCTATTCTCCCGACGAAGGACGCAATTTGGGTTTGCAAGGGATGATCAATGACGTTGTGAAGCGCTCCGATTTTCCAACTCCATTATCATTTAACGGGGATTTGCAGTCGCAAGTACTGAATAAAAATCCTTTGGCTCTTGCCCAAGCCATCACTCAGATGGAATTCGCATTATTACAGGACTCTCCTTCACTTTCTCTCAAATTGGATTTTCCAAAATCTGAGAAACAAATCCCCGTTTTGGGTATCACAGGAACCGGAGGAGCGGGTAAATCTTCTTTGACGGATGAACTCGTTCGCCGCTTTCTCACCGACTTTCCGGAAAAAACCATTGCGATATTATCCGTTGATCCTTCCAAAAGAAAAACGGGAGGGGCACTTTTAGGAGACCGAATTCGGATGAATTCCATCTTCAACAAACGGGTGTATATGCGATCTTTTGCCACTCGCGAAGCGAATATTGCGCTCAACAGAAGTGTAAAAGGTGCCATCCAGATTTTAAAATCCGCAGGTTACGATTTGATCGTTGTGGAGACTGCGGGGATCGGCCAAAGTGATTCGGAAATCACCGAGGTATCCGATGTATCATTGTATGTAATGACACCCGAGTATGGAGCGGCAACACAATTGGAAAAGATCGATATGATCGACTTTGCCGACCTGATTGCGATCAACAAGTTTGACAAAAGAGGCGCATTGGATGCGTTACGCGATGTTAAAAAACAATACCAACGTTCCAAACAGGCATTTACACAATCCATTGATGAGATGCCTGTTTACGGCACAATTGCATCCCAATTTCAGGATGCGGGAACAGATGAACTTTATTGCAACTTGATCGATTATATCATTTCCAAAAACAAATTGAATTGGATTTCTCAGTTCCGGGACAATCATTCATCTAATGAATATTCGGTGGTCCTTCCTCCCGACCGGGTTCGTTATCTTTCGGAGATCAAAGAAGAAATTGGTCGCAATGATGCTTTTGTGGAAAAGGAATCTTCCCTCGCCAGGCAGGCCTTTCAATTGAAAGGAACCATCGATCATTTTCAAAAGAAAGGAAAGGATGTTTCCGAATTGAATGCGGAATTTCAATCCGTTTGGAATTCGATGTTTGCCGAAACCAGAATCCATATTGAAAATTGGCAGGAACGACTCGCTAGTTTTCGTGCGGAGAATTATAGTTATTTTGTAAGGGGAAAAGAGATCAAGGTGGCAAACTTTACCGAATCTCTCAGCCATCTTAAAATTCCTAAGATCGCCACACCGAAATTTGTCGATTGGGGAGAGATCGTTCGTTGGTCTTATCAGGAAAATTTCCCCGGCTTTTTTCCTTATACGGCAGGAGTTTATCCTTATAAAAGAGCGGGAGAAGATCCTACCCGAATGTTTGCAGGAGAAGGAGGACCGGAAAGAACCAATCAAAGATTCCATTATCTCAGTTCCGGAACTCCCGCCAAACGTCTGTCAACTGCTTTTGATTCCGTGACTTTGTACGGAGAAGACCCGGATCTTCGTCCCGATATTTACGGAAAAATCGGAAACTCCGGAGTGAACATCGCTACGTTGGATGATGCCAAAAAACTCTACTCTGGTTTTGATTTATGCGATCCGTCCACTTCCGTTTCCATGACGATCAACGGGCCCGCCCCCATGTTGCTTGCTTTCTTCCTAAATGCGGCGATCGACCAGTCTTGTGAAAAGCACATTCGCAAAGAAGGTTTACTCGAACAAACGGAGAAAAAAATCGCAGAGATTTACAAATCGAAGGGAATCACCAAACCTACGTTTACTGGCAATCTTCCGGAAGGAAACGATGGATTGGGACTTTTACTTTTGGGTGTGACGGGAGATCAGGTTCTTCCCAAAGACACATATGAAAAAATCAAAAAGGATGCTCAGTCCCAAGTGCGTGGAACGGTTCAGGCGGATATTCTAAAGGAAGATCAGGCACAGAATACATGTATTTTTTCCACTGAATTTGCGCTGAAAATGATGGGAGATATCCAGGATTATTTCATCAAAGAAAATGTTCGGAATTTTTATTCCGTTTCCATCAGCGGTTATCATATAGCAGAGGCAGGTGCCAACCCGATCACTCAAGTGGCTTTCACTCTTGCCAACGGATTTACCTATGTGGAATATTATCTGAGTCGGGGAATGAACATTGATGATTTTGCTCCGAACTTGTCTTTTTTCTTTTCCAATGGAATCGATCCGGAATATTCCGTGATCGGTCGTGTGGCACGTAGGATCTGGGCAAAAGCAATGCGTTATAAATACAACGCAAACGAAAGATCCCAAATGTTGAAATATCATATTCAAACATCGGGAAGATCCCTTCACTCCCAAGAAATCGATTTCAACGATATTAGGACCACATTGCAGGCGTTATATGCCATTTATGATAATTGCAATTCTCTTCATACGAATGCTTATGATGAAGCGATCACGACTCCTACGGAGGATTCCGTCCGCCGGGCCGTAGCGATTCAGCTTATCATCAATCGTGAGTTAGGTCTTGCCAAAAATGAAAATCCTTTACAAGGTTCCTTTATCATCGACGAACTTACCGATCTTGTGGAAGCCGCGATCTTGGAAGAATTCCATCGTATCACGGAAAGAGGCGGGGTTCTAGGTGCCATGGAAAGAATGTATCAAAGGAATAAAATTCAGGAAGAATCCTTGCATTATGAAACTTTAAAACACACCGGAGAATATCCTATCATCGGGGTGAATACTTTTCTAAGTAAAAACGGTTCTCCCACGGTGATTCCCGGCGAAGTGATCCGTTCCACGGATGAGGAAAAGAAAAAACAAATCTCCAATCTGGAATTCTTTCATAAAAGAAATGAAAAAGATTCGGCGGGCGCCATCCATACTTTGAAAAAAACATCCAAAGAGAAGGGAAATGTTTTCGGCGAACTACTCGAGACTGTGAAAGTTGCCTCTCTTGGACAGATATCCCAAGCACTCTACGAAGTGGGCGGGCAATATCGCAGAAATATGTAA
- a CDS encoding lysophospholipid acyltransferase family protein — translation MESTEKENDILESLFVIPREVPKTILRNLLELIYDVKVTGSHFIPETGGALFVSNHTDYLDIPVQGAYAERKIVYLGKYELYHPQDEILKYLNHKNSPFSYPPLSFTKPLVEATLQSLGGIIKANLINWGSMPIIRDAAGESTTMDKRAAMQYYEKLENYMVDLMKEGEILSIYPEGTRSETGEIGAFKAMAAKIAIRANVPIIPSGISGATNMSKPEAFLSGKAFKTKIRYNIGKPILPSEFPQGPEKKAAKELTEILEQRVRSLIANPESD, via the coding sequence ATGGAATCCACCGAAAAAGAAAACGATATTTTAGAGAGTCTGTTCGTAATTCCCCGCGAAGTCCCAAAAACCATTTTAAGAAATCTTTTGGAACTGATTTACGATGTGAAAGTCACCGGTTCTCACTTCATCCCGGAAACCGGGGGTGCCCTTTTCGTATCCAATCACACGGATTATCTGGACATTCCCGTTCAGGGCGCTTATGCCGAAAGAAAGATCGTTTATTTAGGCAAATACGAACTTTACCATCCTCAAGACGAGATTTTAAAGTATCTCAATCATAAGAATTCCCCGTTTTCCTATCCCCCCCTTAGTTTTACCAAACCATTGGTGGAAGCAACTTTGCAATCTCTCGGCGGGATCATTAAAGCCAATTTAATCAATTGGGGAAGTATGCCCATCATCCGAGATGCTGCGGGAGAATCCACAACCATGGACAAACGTGCTGCTATGCAGTACTATGAAAAATTGGAAAATTACATGGTGGATTTGATGAAAGAGGGAGAAATCCTTTCCATCTATCCCGAAGGTACCCGTTCGGAAACCGGAGAGATCGGTGCTTTCAAAGCAATGGCGGCAAAAATTGCCATTCGTGCCAATGTTCCCATCATTCCTTCCGGGATCAGTGGTGCGACCAATATGTCCAAACCGGAAGCATTCTTATCCGGAAAAGCCTTCAAAACCAAAATCCGTTACAATATCGGAAAACCGATTTTGCCTTCCGAGTTTCCACAAGGCCCGGAAAAGAAAGCGGCAAAGGAACTGACGGAGATTTTGGAACAAAGGGTTCGTTCTTTGATCGCCAATCCCGAATCCGATTAA
- a CDS encoding phosphatase PAP2 family protein, with translation MNDSFFSNQAIWFSQAPLDSLHSLDPSLGTIFHFLSVICHFLGGTVFFLGLISTTFVFFSPKRSLELSFALLTSGIVIGLAKFYFESPRPYPYPEAFDEKAFGFPSGHAYCAVVVWGLLAYRIKNLGFRILALAVIILTPFSRMYLKVHFLGDVTFGFLMGLTHLFLIILILRALDKKSLPHYFFKTEKYRTLGLLGIVITISLLLLDSRYHSSEHYHSLAGAVTASGALAGFWMGLLFYPRFSEEENFDWGFPKKDGKSDYQSIFVRLAVLFLFLIVFYILPSLAIKNTIWKDDLFLKYLRYFLVSFALVLGFPVLLQKISQGRFLFSK, from the coding sequence ATGAATGATTCCTTTTTTTCCAACCAAGCGATCTGGTTTTCCCAGGCACCACTCGATTCACTCCATAGCTTGGACCCAAGTCTAGGTACGATCTTCCATTTCCTCTCCGTCATTTGTCATTTTTTGGGGGGAACGGTTTTCTTTCTCGGGCTGATTTCCACTACCTTTGTATTTTTCAGCCCCAAACGTTCCCTGGAGCTTTCCTTCGCATTATTGACTTCCGGGATCGTCATCGGCCTTGCCAAATTTTATTTCGAAAGCCCGCGGCCGTATCCTTACCCGGAAGCATTTGATGAAAAAGCATTCGGTTTTCCATCGGGGCATGCGTATTGTGCGGTTGTCGTATGGGGACTGTTAGCTTATCGAATTAAAAATCTGGGATTTAGGATTTTAGCATTAGCAGTCATAATACTCACTCCTTTTAGCAGAATGTATCTGAAAGTTCATTTTTTAGGAGATGTTACTTTCGGTTTTCTGATGGGATTGACCCATTTGTTTTTAATTATACTGATATTAAGGGCTTTGGATAAAAAATCCCTTCCTCATTATTTTTTCAAAACGGAAAAATACAGAACTTTGGGACTTCTCGGAATCGTAATTACAATTTCTTTGCTTCTGCTGGATTCCCGTTACCATTCCAGTGAACATTACCATAGTTTGGCGGGAGCAGTTACCGCGTCGGGAGCTCTTGCGGGGTTTTGGATGGGTTTGCTTTTTTATCCCAGATTTTCCGAAGAGGAAAACTTTGATTGGGGGTTCCCTAAAAAGGACGGAAAGTCGGATTACCAATCCATATTTGTCCGGTTAGCTGTTCTTTTTTTGTTCTTAATTGTATTTTATATTTTACCATCGCTTGCCATTAAAAATACAATCTGGAAGGATGATTTGTTTTTGAAATATCTGCGTTATTTTTTAGTGAGTTTCGCTTTGGTTTTGGGATTTCCGGTTCTTTTGCAAAAAATCTCCCAAGGACGTTTTCTTTTCTCCAAGTAA
- a CDS encoding oligosaccharide flippase family protein, translated as MKKFKNLFLLLKSELRREGVLKNSFFVSASKALSSVANLVFMIYSVNLLSKTENGKFQYYLSLLPVVLAIAEFGLPTALIKYISPLVEKKENPGAVLRASLRIKFYSFLALALLSLFAFAVTNENYFVLIILLFGGLIVSFISYFESLFVSYRKYSSLSLWNPLPNLVRLSVLYYLAETSIHPLTYLDILTIFAVSPLFVLFLFFFFFRKEGHLSWSAPKEEVKEKERKLMLFNLWAFAASILAILSDRLEVFFLNQFHPSDIVADYGTALQLFSGFIIILATFNSIIYPKLSRLADTAEFADFLKKAVALGGLIAICLLPGIFLAEPILTLLFGAKYSNSISVFKILYPNFLLQLVFAPLGMALFALGQPRMLAGLALLRLVFGALFDFWIIPDWGANGAAVSLFLGQIVSWLILVGYFLAYFRR; from the coding sequence ATGAAAAAATTCAAAAATCTATTCTTACTGCTAAAATCGGAACTGAGACGGGAAGGAGTTTTAAAAAACTCTTTCTTTGTCAGCGCTTCGAAAGCACTTTCTTCCGTAGCAAATTTAGTATTTATGATCTATTCGGTCAATTTGCTAAGCAAAACGGAAAATGGCAAATTTCAATATTACTTAAGCTTATTGCCGGTAGTCCTTGCCATCGCTGAATTCGGTCTTCCTACAGCTTTGATTAAATACATTTCTCCTTTGGTGGAAAAAAAAGAAAATCCCGGTGCGGTTTTACGAGCTTCTCTTCGTATCAAATTTTATTCCTTCCTGGCACTTGCACTATTGAGCCTCTTTGCCTTTGCCGTCACAAATGAAAACTATTTCGTGCTCATAATACTTTTGTTTGGTGGTCTGATCGTATCCTTTATCTCTTATTTCGAAAGCCTATTCGTATCCTATCGAAAGTACAGCTCTCTCTCTCTTTGGAATCCACTTCCCAACTTGGTAAGGCTGAGCGTACTTTATTATTTGGCAGAAACCTCCATTCATCCTTTGACTTATCTGGATATACTCACTATATTTGCGGTATCTCCTTTGTTTGTGTTGTTTCTGTTTTTTTTCTTTTTCAGAAAAGAAGGGCACCTCTCTTGGTCCGCCCCCAAAGAAGAAGTGAAAGAAAAAGAAAGAAAATTGATGCTCTTCAATCTTTGGGCGTTTGCAGCATCCATCTTGGCGATTCTTTCCGATCGTCTGGAAGTATTTTTTCTCAACCAATTTCATCCTTCCGATATCGTAGCTGATTACGGAACCGCGTTGCAGTTGTTTAGCGGATTTATCATTATCCTCGCCACTTTCAATTCCATCATTTACCCGAAATTATCCAGGCTCGCAGATACGGCCGAATTCGCCGATTTTTTAAAGAAGGCAGTTGCACTGGGAGGACTGATTGCCATTTGTTTATTGCCCGGAATATTTTTGGCCGAGCCCATCTTGACATTGTTATTTGGTGCTAAGTATTCCAATTCGATCTCAGTTTTTAAAATTTTATACCCTAACTTCCTATTACAATTGGTATTTGCCCCTTTGGGAATGGCGCTTTTCGCGTTGGGCCAACCTCGCATGCTTGCGGGGCTCGCCTTACTTAGATTAGTATTCGGAGCTTTGTTCGATTTTTGGATCATTCCAGATTGGGGAGCAAATGGCGCAGCGGTCTCACTTTTTTTAGGACAGATCGTATCTTGGTTGATTCTCGTAGGTTATTTTTTGGCATATTTTAGACGATAG
- a CDS encoding ATP-binding response regulator, with protein sequence MKILFVDDEENIRDLFSEYFKSDYEVWLASNGEEALNIALGSHFDLIISDISLPKLNGIQFIEKLRAKEIYTPFVVITGDSDIQIAIDVFRLGAVDFFLKPFKMESLRLRIKKFENADLDTIALYKSGDAMFNEGEYKISLLPKIKNINKYVALLVQQVVANPNIQEDDLLSLKVVFYELLSNAIEHGAAGITYKEKQTFLESGKDYFQFVEERCANCNYGKLITVSTKVTEKGVTVTIEDQGDGFVLAEVPDPIQNPGANLLSGRGIFLTKMNIDEIHYNEKGNIVRVFKGWTY encoded by the coding sequence ATGAAGATCCTTTTTGTAGATGACGAAGAAAACATTCGAGATCTTTTTTCCGAATATTTTAAAAGCGATTATGAAGTGTGGCTTGCTTCCAACGGGGAAGAGGCACTCAATATAGCGCTAGGTTCCCATTTTGATTTAATCATTTCCGATATCAGCTTGCCGAAGTTAAACGGTATTCAGTTTATAGAAAAGTTAAGAGCAAAGGAAATCTATACCCCATTTGTGGTAATCACAGGGGACAGTGATATTCAAATTGCGATCGATGTATTTCGTTTGGGTGCTGTTGATTTTTTTCTCAAACCTTTCAAGATGGAGTCCCTTCGTCTTCGAATCAAAAAATTTGAAAATGCGGATTTAGATACGATCGCTCTCTACAAATCGGGAGACGCCATGTTCAATGAAGGGGAATACAAAATTTCCCTTTTGCCTAAAATTAAAAATATAAACAAATATGTGGCACTTCTTGTGCAACAAGTAGTTGCCAATCCCAACATTCAGGAAGACGATTTGCTTTCCTTGAAAGTCGTTTTTTACGAGCTACTTTCCAATGCCATCGAACACGGAGCAGCCGGTATTACCTATAAGGAAAAACAGACTTTTCTGGAATCGGGAAAGGATTATTTTCAATTTGTGGAAGAACGTTGTGCCAATTGCAATTATGGAAAATTGATAACCGTTTCTACAAAGGTGACGGAAAAAGGAGTGACTGTCACGATTGAAGACCAAGGAGACGGGTTTGTTTTAGCTGAAGTGCCTGATCCGATCCAAAATCCGGGAGCCAATTTACTGAGTGGTCGGGGAATCTTTTTGACTAAGATGAATATTGATGAGATCCATTATAACGAAAAAGGAAATATAGTTCGGGTTTTCAAAGGATGGACTTATTAA
- a CDS encoding PDZ domain-containing protein translates to MKNKFLIFILYIASVFALTAGNIEDANSIDVQVVFQKISHQNPWIVGEPFSKRGKAIHVGKGLFFTVTLSQQKPLFAEFDSLDFSTPKLKVEAYDPETGFTLLQAFEGEKLVKAVSLEEKSIKKLCPTGKSRYVQLPFSKTPIKTYLLEKKEGEDPNFSFSKSTLCGITYLDFLIPTEYVRYFLNETGAIRSFPHPGWIFDVHLTPSEKEYYARDIGRGVLVSESFPGVGPAYSLFPGDLVLSIGGNSLSSLNDWDRYDRVMDLILRDSQGNLKKTGSSVDLTLYRNHSKQTISYKLAPFKTDGFLIPEQAPDRKPTYLIVGGFFFTELTGSYLKEFGNEYRVKSEKKLLYLIDFYQKKTHPLRERIVILSRVFPLEGNVGYQDFQDLILETVNGTRVTSLNQLKAKLDKDDTGYFAFEFSGGKIAVFTRKDIQTLQSELQSTYKIGKVQNLEE, encoded by the coding sequence ATGAAGAATAAGTTCCTGATATTCATATTATATATCGCAAGTGTTTTTGCACTCACTGCAGGCAATATTGAAGACGCCAATTCGATTGATGTGCAGGTTGTGTTTCAGAAGATCAGCCACCAAAATCCCTGGATTGTAGGAGAGCCGTTTTCCAAAAGAGGAAAAGCGATTCATGTAGGAAAGGGTTTGTTTTTTACAGTAACCCTTTCCCAACAAAAACCTTTGTTTGCGGAATTTGACTCACTCGATTTTTCCACTCCTAAGTTGAAAGTGGAAGCTTACGATCCGGAAACGGGTTTTACCCTCTTACAGGCGTTTGAGGGAGAAAAATTAGTTAAAGCGGTCTCCTTGGAGGAAAAGTCGATAAAAAAACTTTGCCCTACCGGAAAGTCCAGATATGTTCAACTTCCTTTTTCCAAAACACCGATCAAAACCTATTTGCTGGAGAAAAAAGAAGGAGAAGATCCCAATTTTTCTTTCAGCAAATCTACGTTATGTGGTATCACTTATCTTGATTTTTTGATTCCTACGGAATACGTAAGGTATTTTTTAAATGAAACGGGCGCAATCCGTTCCTTTCCTCATCCCGGATGGATCTTTGATGTACATCTCACTCCTTCCGAAAAAGAATATTACGCAAGAGATATCGGACGAGGAGTACTGGTTTCCGAATCTTTTCCCGGAGTAGGCCCGGCTTACAGTCTGTTCCCCGGAGACTTGGTTTTGTCGATCGGCGGAAATTCCTTAAGCTCTTTGAATGATTGGGATCGTTACGATCGTGTGATGGATTTGATTCTAAGGGATTCTCAAGGGAACTTGAAAAAGACAGGTTCCTCTGTGGATTTAACTCTGTATCGAAATCATTCCAAACAAACCATTTCTTATAAGCTCGCCCCTTTCAAAACGGACGGATTTCTCATTCCCGAACAAGCACCGGATCGTAAGCCTACCTACTTGATCGTGGGAGGTTTTTTCTTTACCGAGTTAACCGGTTCTTATTTGAAAGAGTTTGGTAATGAATACAGGGTGAAATCCGAGAAAAAACTTTTATACTTAATCGACTTTTACCAGAAGAAAACGCATCCTCTACGGGAAAGGATCGTGATTTTAAGCAGGGTATTTCCGTTAGAGGGAAATGTAGGCTATCAGGATTTCCAAGATTTGATTTTAGAAACGGTGAACGGGACAAGAGTGACTTCACTCAATCAATTGAAGGCGAAACTTGATAAAGATGACACCGGTTATTTTGCCTTTGAATTTTCCGGCGGTAAAATAGCCGTTTTCACAAGAAAAGATATCCAGACGCTTCAATCGGAATTGCAATCAACCTACAAGATCGGAAAAGTTCAAAATTTAGAAGAATAA
- a CDS encoding S1C family serine protease has product MNKSFSIHLILFFSCIFVAGLSAQEDPSVDTIFRSVVLIRSEGFATENKIQPWMKKNLSTGLGSGLVISKNTILTNAHVVMDAKRITVRTGASKKEYSANVKFIGYDCDLALLEVTEQGFAENTGSLSFAEAYPALGSDLLVLGFPNGQENLTVEKGSVLRLEKNRYSFSGLDFRNVIKINSNILPGNSGGPAVQDGKVVGLVFQISKVGRDVAYLIPNDIIQHFLTDVIDGKYDGFPSLGFTFQSGSPVSLKQVLKIPVEESGIFLNRVYPNSTFSNTLKEKDFLVSLDGLSVTADGELKQQGVMVSLVDYIESKQLGNKISFELYRSGKKYQAEATLQKNFSLDLYREVTDNYLQEAGLVFQPVSRSFFNSEDGDLDSSLKYHYSYFIQDILYRYTNRDIVLSFIFEDSETAKYKKYKFKVLESLNGIVPKDLNDLKKIWKDNAKTFIVLRFRGMDLPIILNPESVNGINVRVKKRYGAGYEE; this is encoded by the coding sequence ATGAATAAATCGTTCTCAATCCATCTCATTCTATTTTTCAGCTGTATTTTCGTCGCGGGATTGTCCGCACAGGAAGATCCGAGCGTTGATACGATCTTTCGATCTGTGGTGTTGATTCGCAGCGAAGGATTTGCGACGGAAAACAAGATCCAACCTTGGATGAAAAAAAATCTAAGCACCGGGCTAGGTTCAGGACTTGTCATTTCCAAGAATACCATTCTTACCAATGCACATGTGGTGATGGATGCAAAAAGAATCACGGTTCGAACCGGTGCGAGTAAAAAAGAATACTCCGCCAATGTGAAGTTTATCGGTTATGATTGCGATCTTGCCTTGCTTGAGGTAACGGAACAGGGATTTGCGGAAAACACAGGTTCTTTGAGTTTTGCCGAGGCCTATCCTGCATTGGGATCTGATTTACTCGTGTTAGGATTTCCTAACGGTCAGGAAAACCTGACAGTGGAAAAAGGATCGGTTTTGCGTTTGGAAAAAAACCGTTATAGTTTCAGCGGTCTTGATTTTAGAAATGTAATTAAAATAAATTCAAACATCCTTCCGGGAAATTCGGGCGGCCCTGCTGTGCAAGACGGTAAAGTGGTCGGTTTGGTTTTTCAAATCAGTAAAGTAGGAAGAGACGTTGCCTATTTGATTCCGAATGATATCATTCAACATTTTTTAACGGATGTGATTGACGGTAAATACGACGGATTTCCCAGCTTGGGTTTTACTTTTCAAAGCGGATCTCCCGTTTCCTTAAAACAAGTGTTAAAGATTCCTGTGGAAGAATCGGGGATCTTTCTGAATCGGGTTTATCCCAATTCCACTTTTTCGAATACTTTGAAAGAGAAAGATTTTTTAGTCTCTTTGGACGGTTTGTCCGTAACTGCGGACGGAGAACTGAAACAACAAGGAGTAATGGTCTCCTTGGTGGATTATATTGAAAGCAAACAGTTGGGAAATAAGATCTCTTTCGAACTGTACCGTTCCGGTAAAAAATATCAGGCGGAAGCGACTCTACAGAAAAACTTTTCTTTGGATTTGTACCGGGAGGTAACTGATAATTATCTTCAGGAAGCCGGGCTTGTTTTTCAACCTGTATCCCGATCCTTTTTCAATTCGGAGGACGGTGATTTGGATAGTTCGTTAAAATACCATTACAGTTATTTCATCCAGGATATACTTTACCGTTATACGAATCGGGACATCGTACTTAGCTTTATTTTTGAAGATTCTGAAACTGCAAAATACAAAAAGTATAAATTCAAGGTATTGGAATCTCTCAACGGGATTGTTCCCAAAGATCTGAATGATTTGAAAAAAATCTGGAAGGACAACGCAAAAACTTTCATAGTATTGCGATTTAGAGGAATGGATCTTCCCATCATTCTAAACCCGGAGTCCGTCAATGGAATCAACGTTCGCGTTAAAAAAAGATACGGAGCCGGTTATGAAGAATAA